The region ACAgtataatgtgaaaatgatgaatgtattagctacagctgaaaaaaaacagtaaattaattgattaatagactgatggaaaattaatcagcaattaTTTCAGTAATATAAACaagaaaattgcaaaatatgTGCTGGTTacaggttctcaaatgtgaggatttaccCTGCTTGGTTTAAGTCTAAATCAAATATCTAAATCAAATAGTTTGGGACTGtaggtctggaaaaaaaaaagatgtatgaAGACATGACCCTGGGTTAAAagaactttaattttttttttttttaaacatttttttcaccatttcatGTAATAAACTATAGTCGATTATGgggaaaaataaaccaaattaaaaatagtaTTTAGTTGGAGCCCTaatagtaaaagtacttatGTGTTTCCCCCTTATCCTTCAAAGTTGTGTTACAGATCTGACAGACCTAATGCAACACTAACCCCAGCTAGGGCTAGTGTTGGggtaggcaaaaaaaaaaaaaagtaagaaatgtCTCCTCAACTCTTATTGTATATATGCAAGGGTCAAACATTACTCTTATCCAGAGCTAGTAATTGTCCCCAAATATCCGTATAGAATATAGAATCATTAATATGGTATATTTGATAATGTAGGGCGTATGTTGGGTTTTACACTTCAGGGACTActagtttcagttttaatttagcTCTCTAGTTTTAGTAGTAAGTGAAAattggaaacatttttatgtcattgaTTTCACCATTataacatattttattgttaaatgaTTTGCTACTATAGTATGTCGTTTTTAGTCAGGCAAGCAGCCGTGCTCAAGGATTGGCAACATCAGtcgatccaccactttggtccagccTGAAATATCTGAAACTTTCACTGGGtgaattttcatgaaatttttaTACAAACATTCATCTTTGCCATCGTCAGTTCAAAATTAAGGTGTGTCCACTAGTTTGGTTTCCAATACCTGCAAAAATGAAATGGCATTAACTATCAGCCTCAGCCGTCTGCCGTTGGAACTCTCTTTGTGATTACATTGTGGGCAGAGCATTCGGCTTTCCTCCAACTAGTGccagaaatgaaaattaatggTGGGAGAATGCAGTCTTGAGGATTACAGTCTGGTCCATGAGTCAGGGTTTAGCAGGATTTCCTCCAAGGCAGTGACTCAGTTCATTGTACAGTATGAATGGATGAATTTTGACTCCCTTTGTATCATTTTCTCCCTCGGATCAACAGGCGACGGGACTGAATCAAGCAGAGCACCGGCAGCAGCAGGACAAACCTCTGTGAGCTTTTGCCGCTACCAACCAGCAGGGGAAATTTTTTCAAATCCCCGAGGCTACCTCGAGAAGACCCAGAGCTGGTCTAGAACCAaccaaaccaccaccaccacaaaccTCACCTAACTTCAACCTACTCAGGAGGAGATGGTGAACTGACCGAGGACCAGCAGGCGACAGAAGGCAGCTCCTTCCTCCCCGTCCACTAGCAGCCATGGCGGGGCTCAAACGTCATCATGATGGGAAAATTGCTGGGCTGTATGACCTGGACAAGACCCTGGGCCGTGGGCACTTTGCTGTGGTCAAACTGGCTCGACACGTATTTACGGGGGAAAAGGTATGCGTGTCCCTTACCTATCATGCAAGTGCAATGCTTTAATGCCAGTGATGGAACTTCCTAATATTTAACTAGTCAGTGTCAGCATATTGTTGTAAATTTCAGCCTCACCCttagagacacagaaaaagaagtATGACTAGTAACACTTACAGAGATTTGAGTTTTACCATCACATGATGGTTTTTGTAGAGGTTTTTCAAACCTGGCTAAGCACAAAATACTTGCAACGTTTTGCTTAATCATCAAAATACACTTATTATCAGCACTACATGACAGCTATTAGTGGCAAAGTGTCAACGCCAATTTTTCTAATGATTTCCACTCTTCCAGGTTGCAGTAAAGGTGATAGATAAGACTAAGCTGGACCCAGTGGCGCGGGGTCACCTTTTCCAGGAGGTGAGATGCATGAAGATGGTGCAACACCCCAACGTGGTCCGCCTCTACGAGGTCATTGACACAGCCACCAAGCTCTACCTCATACTGGAGCTGGGAGACGGAGGAGACATGTACGACTGCATCATGAAGCACGATGGAGGCCTCAGTGAAGAGGTGAGTGGGACTGCGGGCACCAGAGGGGCCATTCAGATTCATTGGGCTTGACTCAGTCTTTCATCTGGCAGATGAAGGTTCATCCTCCCTGCAGAAGTGTCTTTAACCTATGAAGTCTCTACCATCTCCGGGAGTGCTCTTTTATAGCTGTATCTGACCTTGGATTTGCCTTGAGATGGAGCAAGAGAAAGGCAAGCccaatatataataatttctCCTGGGAATGGACGAGAATCACTGAAGATAAACTCTGCAGGGAACAAAATTTGGATGTAgttcttttgtttatttctattGGCGACTGTTGTTGTGGAAGTGTAGTGAAGGACAGGTAGTCACATGCTCACCAATGCACTGTGCATACCGATTCTTTAAAGTTAATTAATTGCAGACATCAAGGAGGCAACTGTGTGACACTGAAAGCTGTAATAATACAAATTAAAGAGGGTAAAAGAAATGAGACATTCTCAAACTCTGCAATGGTAGTAGTGGCCCTTTACTGACTAGTACACAACATGTTAAAGTTGGTTTAGCTATAATAATATGTTAGATTGGTTCATTTTTCTGTGACTTCAAAGGAATATAAGATTTTGTGTAATATgcgtatttgctttcttgttcagagttagatgagaagattgatgccactctcatttctgtctgttagCCATCGAGCTAGAACCAGAAGACcgttagcttagcacaaagacctCAGTCGCAGTTTCAGTTTTCTcgctgcttccagtctttatgctaaactaagcgAATCGTCTGCCGGCGGTGGCTTCATTTATGAACTTacaaaaccagatttttttaGGCCACTTGTggacagcagaaacaagttgcGAACACAatgctgacatactgtataatccCCTTTTAAGCTGATATGTCGAacttgttggcaaacagttgcttgtTTAGACATCCAGCACTTGTCGAGCAACATCAGCGTTCATATGGAGTTGTGTTTCCGGCAACCTGGcgatgtaagtccaatattcactctctttagctctgtttttggtctctatcAACTCCTGATAGAAGTATCTGCCTGTTTAGCCACTCAATTCTCCACATTTTTCGCTACCTGCTGCTGGGTAGGTAGTATACAATTGGTTCTTAGAGCTTTTTTGTTCAAAACAGCAGCCTCCCGCTGCAGAAAACGATACTAtcaaagtgaaccaaaacagtaaattgaaACTGACATAATTATGGTACTATTACTGATTACTAATGCTTGCtaccctctctgtctctctttctcaaggTGGCCAAGTGTTACTTTGCCCAAATTGTCCATGCCATCTCCTACTGTCACCGGCTACACGTAGTACACAGGGACCTGAAGCCAGAAAACGTGGTCTTCTTTGAGAAGCAGGGAGTCGTCAAGCTCACTGACTTCGGCTTCAGCAACCGGTTTCAGCCCGGGAAAAAACTGAACACCTCGTGTGGTTCGCTGGCCTACTCTGCTCCTGAAATACTGCTGGGGGACGAGTATGACGCTCCGGCTGTGGGTAAGTCTGAAGAACTGACAGAGTGAGTTCTGGCTTACACAGTGGGGAGATATCTATGCTGGTTTATCAAAGTATTTATTACAGCTTTTACCTATACTGTAATAGGACACTGTCTCAGTCCGTAGTCCAACGTGTGTTCCCAAGAGCAGAACATGGAACATGCTGTCCTCTACTGTATATCAGCCTGGCTAACTGATGcttttacattcacacatactCTCTTCCAATATGACCTACTGGTATTTCTGCATACACTATATATATGACCATACTATATAACCTACAGCACTTAGGAAGGACCTTGCAGACAACTTGGCACACTTGCAGCTTTATCAGCCAGCTGATATAGGGAGAGGAACTGCTCAAAGTTCAGAATGTGTTGGGGTATTGGTCAGTTTAGAAATTAGACTATAACTTAATCCACAGAATTGCAGTCCTACacctgcagtttatttttgtctgcagTTTACTTTCATTGACAGTCATGGCCTCTCTGTGTATAATAAAATCTGATATCAGATCAGACTGAAATTGGTTTCCTCAGCACTCTCTTCTCCTCGAGCAGCCTCACCGTCGCTCTCACCACCACCCCGCCGTCTTCCCCATCGATAGTGTTCCCAATCCTTGCTGAGCCACGGTTTagacatcaaattaaaatgtaatagaAAAGAAATGATATAGAGCCGTGCAGATTGTCgctgaaagagggaaaaagaactGTGAAGAGATagacaagaggaaaacagacagagcgagagaaagCATCAATAGTCCCTCTGTCTACCCAGAGGCCGCTGCATCAGAGcatgggagggaaaaaaatgcaggagCAAGAGAGaagcattttctatttttctgacTGAGTGGATTTGCAGTGGctattttcttctgtctcctgTCACTCTCTCCCACTCCCTCTTTGTACCAAAGAGATGAGCAGCTCCCAGATTCTGAACGTGGAATAATAACAGCCCCCTGTTAtctgactgcatgtgtgttttttctatgACCAGGTGAATAGCTGGATATGTGAGGTCACCTGTCCTGTAAAAGCCTGTCTGAGCACTTTACCCAGATGACAAATCAGATGTTTGTggacattttcagtgtgtgtgtgtttgtttgtgtttgttctgtccTCTGGAGTGTTCATACTGCCTGTGCACTATTGTTCATTCAGCTGAGATGATGATGTTTTGGTTGTGGGGATTATCCATCCAGCTGGGATGTAATATTGTGTGATTCTATCAGCAGTGCAGTTTGATGTGGAACAGGCTGAATGGAGGCCAACTGTCCTGACATTCAGGGCTTTGAGGTAACCTGGCCTGGGATTACTTTGCTGCCAGGGTACCTGCTGACAGTCTGTGGGCTGCTGAGTTTTGCTGGTGACTTGCCAGGTGGCGGCCAGCCCAGTTTGTTGCAGAGATAAAGAGGCTGTCCTCACTCGGCTCTCTCAAGTCGGGCCTGTTTGGAGTTTGTTGCTGTTCTGGAGGAGTGCTGAAAATAATTTGAGATGAAAAGTGATCCAAAATAGAGAGCAGAATGTTGCACCAGTAGTCAGTCCTATAGAGCGGGCAGAAGTAGCCAGTTAGCTGCCAGACAGCATCGGAAAAGCTACAATTATTGATTAAACCAAGGTGTCGAGTGCTTTTCCCAGAAGACCAATTGGACTTCTTCATCACTCTATCACATGCTTAGGTAACAGGACTAGGGATGAAATTcatgaatattttcataatggattaaattgttgtttactttcttcattaaatgtttaatcattttgtctgtaaaatgtcaaaaaatagcaaaaaatgttcatcacattttcaaagttctttgtattgcttgttttgtctgaccaagagcccgaaacccaaagatatttaacgTACTATCATAGAAGACTGTGAAAACTACCAAAATGTACACATTTGAGAGCCCGCGAGTGGTCAgtttttggcacttttgcttgaaaaatgacttaagcatttaatccatttttaaatagTTGCTGTAAATTTTCCGTCGGTCCACTAGTCATTTTAATCAGCTAACACTTGTGAATGTACTAGAAGTGCCGTCGCATGTCTAGGGCTAGCTAATGGACCGTCATTCACAGTGGAGACTCCAGCCTCTGATGGATAGAAACAAATGGCTAAAGGCAAACAGTGAGTGAATAAAAGGAATTTCAAGGAAAGAATAATCAAACAAAggaatttgaaattttatttttatgcaaaaaattTGAAGGAACTCACCAATTTAATACGATGCAAACctatttgtgcatttttgatttttgatgatggACTAATAAGTGCTATGAAACGATGCCTGCctcctttttttgccttttgatgTTGAATAGCATGGGCTCCCTCCTTTTAGTGTCCAGTAAATGGAAAGATAAATATAGATTTCTGCTCACTATTCAAGAAGCACAAGCtgcacttaaaaaaattaacttaccTAATAGCAGTTACAAAGAACATATCCTTGTCCCATGCATAATTCAGAGCATAACTGTGCATAATGAACATGTACAAGTcggaagatttttttttttttaaacaaggatGTTACATAATGATCAGCAGGACAGGATGCTGAACTTGGCCCAGTCAGccgggaagggggggggggggttaacagTGTCAAGACACAAGGCATTGGTTGTTGGTTATCTCGGGGAAGCAAGTGCAGGGCAGCAAAAAGGGATGTTAACCCTCCCAGCTGTCAACGCTAAGTAGTTGCCGTCGTTAGCACAAGTGATCTTAATGTGCAGTGATGTGAACGGTGTTATGCAGAGATGTGTCAGCCATCTGgtttataaataaagttatcgAGGAAGGAAGTTTGGTGGACTGCTGACGCAAGTAAAGGGAGAGCAGGGTCATGGTTGCTAGGATACGTTGGCTAGGGGTAAGGTGGTGGTTGGGACTGCAGCAGCGTTTGCTCCCTCCATCAGCAGTATGAGACGCTCCTTCACAGCCTCAGAGCAATAAATACCGCCACCCACAGTAAACTGGCATATTTACTTTACTAGATTGAAATCTCCAGCATATCCTGGCAAACGGAAGTGATATGAAGAAATATGAAGACATCACCAGGGCTGCTGGGGACGATAAAAACCCACTTAGGCTCAGTTTATCggcttttttttggtcaaataagTCTTTACCATAGCAAACTGAAGTTAAATGAGCACGGGGTCTGTTAATAATCGATATATCTACTATTCTGTTTTTGGAGGAAAAGTCACAGGAAATTACGCTacaattcttttttgttttttgtatttagaAGCATAACTGGGTATTTAGCCTTTGCAGCTTTAGCCTCCATGGCAAAAAAAGCTTCATTATTTGAAAATCTACAAGGAATAAGACACAGTTACTTTGTTTGATCAAATTGCCCGTCAGCTCTACAGAGCAATTTAGCATCTCTTTAGCTTCTTTGGCTAATTCTTTGGATTTTTTACAGCCCGCAGCTTTATGCTGTTTATTCAGTCTCACTGTTCTCATTAACCTCCGGCTGCAGGCAACTATTCTTCtgagcggaaaaaaaaaaaaaataggtgaaATGCCATTTGCTGGACGTGTGAATTAGCAACTGTTAGCTAACACGTTCGGCGCAACATTGTGACAGTAAATCAattctgtgtttacagcttgttctgctgccaccTAGgggccaaaaaagaaaaaaaaactagtgcAGCCTTAAAGACACATTGAAGTGGTAGTTAGAGCGTCATTAGCTtctgttatatacagtatttacgAGTGAAACCAAATACGTAGGAAGAATGGTGTACAGTTACTGGAGGCCTCCACCCACACCTCCCTCACCTGCATTGTTAGATCAGGGTGAGGAAGACGAGGGAGCCTCGAATAAATGAGACCTCATCCACATTCTTCATAAAATCTAAACGGTTTCTGCTAACACACCTCCTACTGTAATGCTACGCTAGATACTACCTAACGGTCAATTACACTTTTAATGATGGATGGGGTTAGGTAGTAGCCTCAAATCAAATATGACTTGTAGAAAACTCCCGAGTTCAAGATGCgttagtaaaatattttaacatttaacaggaagaaaagggaggaaatttgatataaaaacactCAAGAATGAGCAACTATCACGGGAACACAGCATTAGAAATGGTTCATGCGAATGTAAATTGGCTGACCTTTGCTGACccacaagaagaagaagttgTTTACCTGCTATTTGATTTACCTGTTGCATCACTTAATATTTCACTACTTGCTAAGCCCAAAATCTTGCCACACTTTGGTTGTGAAAAAGGGCGAAAATACTGACTAAGAAAGGGTGTGCTTTTACGCTACTGTCTCTCTGCTCATAGTCAGTACATGGCTGCAGAATGTGTGTCAGTGGACCATCCTGCTGACCAGAGCGGCGGTGAAAGCCCGCAGCGAAAAGTTTCCCCTTTAAAGCGGCTAATCAGACCAAGAGAACCGTTCCCTAAAATTAGCATTTGTATGAAGCTTTGAGGGATGAACACGTTAACCCACTTACCCAGGActgcgtgtttgtgtgggagtgcatgcatgcgtgtttGTGAGTGAGCATGACGCTGGCCCGcaggcagcagtgcagagcctCAGCCTTGGTTAGACAGATGTGTCCTAAGATAGTACATATTTATGGAAATGGCTCTGATCGAATATGATTCATGCTTCATTTGAACTGGGGGGGGGCAGCTCTTGTTTTTTGTATCTAGGTCACTAAGCAGAAAGGACAAACGTGCTTTACTTTGTTGTACTGTCATccctgtttttattgtttctgtggCTGTTTTCCTTAAAAAGATTCACACTTTGTTCTCATATTATCTGCACCCAaggatattttttttggtaagaacagattctctctgtgtctctgcagatATATGGAGTCTGGGGGTGATCCTGTTCATGCTGGTCTGTGGTCAGCCCCCCTTCCAGGAGGCTAACGACAGCGAGACGCTCACTATGATCATGGACTGTAAATACACAGTGCCTCCCTACATCTCCCATGCATGCAGAGAGTGagtaacacacacgcacacatcccTACACAGATGGACGGAGTACTCTGCAGGTGCTGCATATTTCATGTTTATAGATGTGTGAAGAAAAGAGAgcgaagagagagaggagaggtctctctctcttctgctgcTCGCCGTTGTCCTGCTTTCACTCAGTGCTGCAGTCAGCTGCACCACCACAGAGGCAGTGCTGCGTTAAGTGTATCTAATGCACCCTTTAAAATCTGCCCTCTATTTTTAACATTGCGAGGGTTTAACGATGCATCAAAGCAGAGCGGGGCAAAATAGCTGCTGAGTACATTTTGAATGGCTGTAGCTTTGAAAACGCATTGGTTTTGGGCATCATCAGGTTATGCTGACTTTGCACACAGTACCTCACAAACTGGCAAATAACCTGGTTCCtgtggtgtttgttttcatccttAAACAAACGGCTCACCCACGTGGCCTCGAGGAAACAGcacttcttcctcttttgtgtGAATGATTTAGCAAGTGAAGTTGGTACATCAAGCTTAGCCAGACTGCAGCAACAAATGTGGGATTACTTGTTTACAGGTGTTTCTATCTCAATAAAACTGGATTATCCCAAGTAGGGGTTGACTGTTCTGTATTTTCCAAAGCAAAGACTAATGGCAGTATTGTATTAGTTATGTTTTGTGctgtatatttaaacatttgtcATGTCAGCAGAGCTTTTGatcaatcaaacaaaaagtTAACAATTAAACATCTTATTCCTTTTTGTTGGAGGTATGAGGCACCGACTAGACATTGACAGATTTAAAAGGATACTTATGATTTCATTAGTTCAGGCAGAACGCTGACGTTGCGCTTGCATCAGCTGCCTCATTCATGCTTCACAATCACTGGCTCAATCATCAGCTATGTGGCTACCAGCTGACTAGTAACACCATCTACTTTATCTAAACCGCTCTGTTTGGAGGTAAAACTTTAAGTAAGCACATCACACTGTTGATAGCTGTTCCTCATTTTAGAGGAAAACCGTAAGCTTATGCCAGTGGGATACTTGGTAGGTTAAAGGTGATCCGGGATGGATGTTTACAGAGGACAGTTTGGGTAGTAATTGAACTGTTCatccttgttttctctttcatatATGTAAATTTGGCTAACCAGGGGTTTTGTTAACAACCTGTCTTTCCCAGTGAGACTTCTTTTTAGCAGTGTTGCCATGTTCCTAAATCTCAGGAGTACATTGTTATTATTCCAGACAAGTATGATGGCCCAAACTACAACATTGAGACCGAGGGTGTGATAAACCAGAATTATACTTTAAAAGAATACCTTGTTTATGTCATAAACATGATATTACTTACCCAAAATACTAAAGGAATGGATTGTGTACCCAAATATTCCTACATTAATGAAGAGAcgtttcctccttttctctgtaATACCAATCTCCACCGTGCCTCCCTCCAGTCTTATAGGCCATATGCTGCAGAGGGACCCCAAGAAACGAGCGACCCTAGAGCAGATTGAGACCCATGAATGGCTCCAAGGTGTCGACCCCTCCCCGGCTACCAAGCTGTCCACTCCTCTGGTGTCCCATCGCAGCTTGTCGGAGGAGGAGCACGGCTCCATCATTCAACGCATGGTGCTGGGGGCTATTGCAGACCGAGACACCATAACTGAGTACATGTTCCTTTTATCTCACATATGTGCATAAATTAACATGTGGCTATTTTTGCCTGTGTGCTCTCCAAAAATTCACCATGGTTCACCAGCCCAACTAATGCTTAATTGAATGTCATCAACAGTTTAATTGCCATTAACAACCAGCTGGCAATCTATCCTGGGCTGTTGCCATGTCAAATTAAATCTCCCCACCTGTCACTTCCTTTTGACTCACAGTCAGGGTTTGGTGCTGATCTGCTCATTGATACagtccgtgtgtgtgttgtgtgttttgtgtgtgtgtgtgtgtgtgtgtgtgtgtgtgcgcgcgcatgcgtacttgtgtgtgttttggaattCAGACTGATTTCTTTCTCCACGCTCTCAGGGCTCTGGAGTCAAATCAGTACAACCACATCACAGCCACCTACTTCCTGCTGGCCGAGCGGATGCTGCGGGAGAGGCAAGAGAAGGAGCAACACAGCCAGACACGATCACCCAGCCCCAGCAAGGCCCAGTTCAGGTACACATACTCACATCCTTGTTTCATTATATTCGtcatcattgacataatgcattccctggCCCCTCACCCTAcccttaaccatcacaactgaattcCTAAActtaacccttaccctaaccctaacctgaaccttgatctaacctgaaccctaaagcCAACTCtcaaccctcaaacagcccatTAAACatgtggggtccagcattttggtacaagcccacacacacacacacacacacacacacacacacacacacacacacaaacattccttGACATAGACAGAGTGCTGTGTCTGCAGCACTGTGTACTGTCaatctcctaaaaaaaaaaaaaaagtttgacagcagatggagcctttttttttttttcagcggaAAATGAAGGACAGACTCAGAATAGAGGAGAGGCTGCAGCATTATTAGGGATGTAACACCAAAAATAtctacatattatatatatatatttaaagatagggaaacaactagcctgaATCCTACTAATATCTTTAAAGCTGACAAATTCACACGTTTATCTTGTCTGTTTAATCTGTGGATAGAGAGAAATGTACAGACAGGAGTTTGTGGAGTTACGTGCATATTATTTCTTGAcgatacaatgtgttaattagtgagctgcAGTGACGATGGGAGCAGTATTCTTAAAACTttgtacagagccaggctagctgtttgtccttgctcccagtctttatgctgagctaagctaaacaCTTCCTGATTCCAGCTCCAGCCACTACCAAGCGGTATTCATattctcatttaactcttggagagaaagcaaataacatatttcccaaaaggtttttgtacattttttggTCAACATTCaaccaaaatatttatttttagtctgaacatgtaaacacagcaaATAGTATAGCTAATTtagctatattttttttttgtgtgtgtgtttaacccTTCGTAGACAGTCCTGGCCCACAAGAGTGGATGTTCACCAGGATGTCAGCGATGGCTTGGGGGGTCCGGCTATCTCCCACCCCGGAGGGCCACAGTCCCCTGCCCGTAGTGCTGAGAGCCTCCACAAAGGCCCGAGGCCCAAAACAGCTCTGCTTGACCTCAGCCAGCGGCAGGAGAACCCCAATCCAGCATCCAGCCAGCAGCCGCCTGCACGACAGAACCAAGAGAGGGGGCTGAGGCCTCTGGCAAAGCCCCACTCCAACCCGATCAGGCTGGGCTCTCTGGCCTCAGTGGGCCCCTGTAAACCCCGTAGTCCCAGTCTCTTCAGTGTGGAAGAGGACGAGGAAGAAGAtggggaggaagaaaaatgtttgtccCCCTCTACACTGCCTGCTCAGGTAGTGCTTCGTTGCAAAGCCTCTTCCTCATCTATGTCTTCTTCTGGTAATCGGCTGACATCGCGTATGAGCGCGCCAGTCCTGAACCAGATCCATGAGGAGgataaagaggaggaggaagacgaggacGGGAGAGAGCTGCATGGACTCGGTCTGCCCAAACCAAGCCTCAGTCTCAGTCTGAACTCTCGAATACCATCACCGTCAACACTCATGTCATCACCTAAAACTGTAATGGCACCAGTTGCCACTTTAACCCCCAGCTCAGAGACTAGTGATGACGATATAGAAAGTCGCCACATACCAGACACAGCAAATTTAGGTGGACAAGGGGAcgagagagaagggaggaaagaggatAGAGGGAAAAGGGGGGCAGGGCAGGGCAGTCCCTCCAACTGTGCCAGTCCTGGATCAGGTTCAGGCCAAGGCAAGGGCCCAGCCAAAGCTCCCAGCAGCCTGGTGGAAAGCCTAAAGCTGATGAGCCTGTGCCTGAGCTCTCAGTTCCATAGCCTGacggggggagggggggttgttGGTGGTGGCAGTGGCGGAGTTGTTGGGGGGGACAACCAGGACCGTCCCATGTGGAGGATGTGCGTGGGCGGCTCCACCGGTAGCCTGGATAAGGTCTCGCTCCTGGGTGGCCCTTCACCCAGGGG is a window of Xiphias gladius isolate SHS-SW01 ecotype Sanya breed wild chromosome 24, ASM1685928v1, whole genome shotgun sequence DNA encoding:
- the LOC120786793 gene encoding SNF-related serine/threonine-protein kinase-like, with the protein product MAGLKRHHDGKIAGLYDLDKTLGRGHFAVVKLARHVFTGEKVAVKVIDKTKLDPVARGHLFQEVRCMKMVQHPNVVRLYEVIDTATKLYLILELGDGGDMYDCIMKHDGGLSEEVAKCYFAQIVHAISYCHRLHVVHRDLKPENVVFFEKQGVVKLTDFGFSNRFQPGKKLNTSCGSLAYSAPEILLGDEYDAPAVDIWSLGVILFMLVCGQPPFQEANDSETLTMIMDCKYTVPPYISHACRDLIGHMLQRDPKKRATLEQIETHEWLQGVDPSPATKLSTPLVSHRSLSEEEHGSIIQRMVLGAIADRDTITEALESNQYNHITATYFLLAERMLRERQEKEQHSQTRSPSPSKAQFRQSWPTRVDVHQDVSDGLGGPAISHPGGPQSPARSAESLHKGPRPKTALLDLSQRQENPNPASSQQPPARQNQERGLRPLAKPHSNPIRLGSLASVGPCKPRSPSLFSVEEDEEEDGEEEKCLSPSTLPAQVVLRCKASSSSMSSSGNRLTSRMSAPVLNQIHEEDKEEEEDEDGRELHGLGLPKPSLSLSLNSRIPSPSTLMSSPKTVMAPVATLTPSSETSDDDIESRHIPDTANLGGQGDEREGRKEDRGKRGAGQGSPSNCASPGSGSGQGKGPAKAPSSLVESLKLMSLCLSSQFHSLTGGGGVVGGGSGGVVGGDNQDRPMWRMCVGGSTGSLDKVSLLGGPSPRGTLYQQPPLGDALADPLLEGPCSGTLRLGELDLARENHRNMKNRVLQMPLSDKTLSVNIHRSPKEGLLCTPTPHSCCQVI